A section of the Arabiibacter massiliensis genome encodes:
- a CDS encoding bifunctional diguanylate cyclase/phosphodiesterase, with translation MATLENLSHFDALAESVGLAVVPSAACIVACDRYFTLLWANDAFYRLMGCSEQEMGFRYARRLSALWDEDASDNLARLARGEFGSDAAGASRTAEFRHCVKTASATRELRTSAVRLLFDDDAVICCFSSDCSREAQLEAGIDQLRSLMQCVSTTSGLEAFSYDVETRAARVISSSRVLNRLCDGSICPDFPDAMVDAGLVHPEDEEAFLRVFSEPPDSCSPTPERSIRASCDVRLGGADAETGRWRWYRLTLVNCRNEYLPGGSSGGGVLTDITEHKELIMKYLNETQFYYAMLAEREAYAHVDATANVIMKVGGIWNLYNELVATASYWDIVGEFMGKVVHPDDRAHYTEIMRCENFISSLENGIDHLECEFRRIVEQNKMVWMKLAVHLLRDPATGHVLALLTIMNIDKKKRQELMLQSTSERDPLTGTLHKKAAEAAIRARLRSAAPCDVSAFMILDIDDFKRINDERGHKAGDAALIRFIEVVRSVEGKDDVLGRFGGDEFILFVSKAFDEAHVTTLLDDLLERLARDAAPSLSCSVGVAMLEGEASYDEAFRRADIALYEAKAAGKGVCRFYRDAARQDEEEGLTSMRRKRSAAASPPASAETAASGAQEDAARASLSFEDLLAAQAGGAPTFADFLSEQGEIAYLVDPDTFSLICGNQAFYDRIGETPSSCMGMKCYEAMQGRTTPCPFCSKANWSTDKFFMWKNNNEALEQEFLIKNKLVSWQGREVLLAIAVDISNDKSIVDSLDNGMAEGHYLLAGIQQMNAAESLADVLDCALATVAGFFRADCVRFWTRESAEATYRCTVTWSRKPGALRPNLPDNRGLDTWLISNDWSEPIMVESPEAVLRSSFALYRYMVDNDVDNMRWAVLRDGAQDVVPSEFLSVENLHVNLQNVSFLEQFAAFVVAELRKRRMMDELLHASSHDDLTGLLNRDCYERRIAQFDADGVESVGVVSANVNDMKRINAAKGFAAGNYYLKQFAIMLTDEFSHNDVYRLNGDEFAVIACNLPREELERRIRGLRDLVDSNGLFTTAIGFSWDEVEKNVSELTEQAVAAMEADKRRFHDTAGDGTTDDDRRASLRRMVAAIENGLFLVYLQPKVSLETGEVIGAEALVRYRDARRGIIAPGRFIQVLEENGLIRHVDLFVFEQTCRLIEGWGREGRAVPVSVNLSRRTVLDSDIISSMESIARRYDIDRSLLEIEITESFATVGKGVLYQTAADLLTAGFSLSLDDFGTKYTDLSILSSIDFNMIKLDKSLIDALGADRTKQIVVKHIIGMCDELRIDVIAEGVETAEQEQLLRGLGCRLGQGYLYSRPLPVEDFEHAFLAAEPEDPEGVEGRA, from the coding sequence ATGGCGACCCTCGAAAACCTGTCGCACTTCGATGCGCTTGCGGAAAGCGTCGGCCTTGCCGTGGTCCCCTCCGCCGCCTGCATCGTTGCATGCGACCGCTACTTCACCCTCCTCTGGGCGAACGACGCGTTCTATCGCCTGATGGGCTGCTCCGAGCAGGAGATGGGCTTTCGCTACGCGCGCCGGCTCAGCGCGCTGTGGGACGAGGACGCCAGCGACAACTTGGCGCGGCTTGCCCGCGGCGAGTTCGGAAGCGACGCCGCGGGAGCGTCCCGAACGGCAGAGTTCCGCCATTGCGTGAAGACGGCGTCTGCCACGCGAGAGCTGCGCACGAGCGCGGTGCGCCTGCTGTTCGACGACGACGCGGTGATCTGCTGCTTCTCGAGCGATTGCTCGCGAGAGGCGCAGCTCGAGGCAGGCATCGACCAGCTTCGCAGCCTCATGCAGTGCGTGTCGACCACCTCGGGCCTCGAGGCGTTCTCCTACGATGTCGAAACCCGCGCCGCGCGCGTCATATCCTCCTCACGCGTGCTGAACCGGCTGTGCGACGGCTCCATCTGCCCGGATTTCCCCGATGCCATGGTGGACGCGGGGCTCGTCCATCCCGAGGACGAAGAGGCCTTCCTGCGCGTGTTCTCGGAGCCGCCGGATTCCTGCTCGCCAACGCCTGAGCGGAGCATCCGCGCCTCGTGCGACGTGCGCCTGGGCGGCGCCGACGCGGAGACGGGGCGGTGGCGGTGGTATCGTCTGACGCTGGTGAACTGCCGAAACGAGTACCTTCCGGGAGGCTCGTCGGGCGGCGGCGTGCTCACGGATATCACGGAGCACAAAGAGCTCATCATGAAGTACCTGAACGAGACGCAGTTCTACTACGCCATGCTCGCCGAGCGGGAAGCCTACGCCCACGTGGACGCCACCGCGAACGTCATCATGAAGGTGGGCGGCATCTGGAACCTGTACAACGAGCTCGTTGCCACGGCGTCGTACTGGGACATCGTCGGCGAGTTCATGGGCAAGGTGGTGCACCCCGACGACCGCGCCCACTACACCGAGATCATGCGCTGCGAGAATTTCATCTCGTCGCTCGAGAACGGCATCGACCACCTGGAATGCGAGTTCCGGCGCATCGTCGAGCAGAACAAGATGGTGTGGATGAAGCTGGCCGTCCACCTGCTGAGGGATCCTGCGACCGGCCATGTGCTGGCCCTGCTCACCATCATGAACATCGACAAGAAGAAGCGCCAGGAGCTCATGCTGCAAAGCACCTCGGAGCGCGACCCGCTCACCGGCACGCTGCACAAGAAGGCCGCCGAAGCCGCCATCCGCGCGCGGCTGCGCAGCGCCGCCCCGTGCGACGTGAGCGCGTTCATGATCCTCGACATCGACGACTTCAAGCGCATCAACGACGAGCGCGGCCACAAGGCGGGCGATGCGGCGCTCATCCGCTTCATCGAGGTCGTGCGCTCCGTCGAAGGCAAGGACGACGTGCTCGGCCGTTTCGGCGGCGACGAGTTCATCCTGTTCGTGTCGAAGGCCTTCGACGAGGCGCACGTCACGACGCTCCTCGACGATCTGCTCGAGCGCTTGGCACGCGACGCGGCCCCCTCGCTGTCGTGCAGCGTGGGCGTGGCGATGCTGGAGGGCGAGGCCTCCTACGACGAGGCGTTCCGCCGCGCCGACATCGCGCTGTACGAGGCGAAGGCGGCGGGGAAGGGGGTGTGCCGCTTCTATCGCGACGCGGCCCGGCAGGACGAGGAGGAGGGGCTGACCAGCATGCGCCGCAAGCGCTCGGCCGCTGCCTCGCCGCCCGCGTCCGCCGAAACGGCGGCATCGGGCGCGCAGGAGGACGCCGCCCGGGCCTCCCTGTCCTTCGAGGATCTGCTGGCCGCCCAGGCCGGCGGCGCGCCGACGTTCGCCGATTTCCTTTCCGAGCAGGGCGAGATCGCCTACCTCGTGGACCCTGACACGTTCTCTCTCATCTGCGGCAACCAGGCGTTCTACGACCGCATCGGCGAAACCCCGTCGAGCTGCATGGGTATGAAGTGCTACGAGGCCATGCAGGGCCGCACGACGCCCTGCCCCTTCTGCAGCAAGGCGAACTGGTCCACCGATAAGTTCTTCATGTGGAAGAACAACAACGAGGCGCTCGAGCAGGAGTTCCTCATCAAGAACAAGCTGGTCTCCTGGCAGGGCCGCGAGGTGCTGCTGGCCATAGCCGTGGACATCTCCAACGACAAGAGCATCGTGGACTCGCTGGACAACGGCATGGCGGAGGGCCATTACCTGCTGGCGGGCATCCAGCAGATGAACGCCGCCGAGAGCCTCGCCGACGTGCTCGACTGCGCCCTGGCTACGGTGGCCGGGTTCTTCCGCGCCGACTGCGTGCGGTTCTGGACGCGCGAGAGCGCCGAAGCGACCTACCGGTGCACGGTCACCTGGTCGCGCAAGCCGGGCGCCCTGCGTCCGAACCTGCCTGACAACCGGGGGCTCGACACGTGGCTGATCAGCAACGACTGGAGCGAGCCCATCATGGTGGAGAGCCCCGAGGCGGTGCTGCGGTCCTCGTTCGCGCTGTACCGGTACATGGTGGACAACGACGTGGACAACATGCGCTGGGCGGTTTTGCGCGACGGGGCGCAGGACGTGGTTCCGAGCGAGTTCCTCTCGGTGGAGAACCTCCACGTGAACCTGCAGAACGTGTCGTTCTTGGAGCAGTTCGCGGCCTTCGTGGTGGCCGAGCTGCGCAAGCGCCGCATGATGGACGAGCTTCTGCACGCCAGCAGCCACGACGACCTGACGGGCCTGCTGAACCGCGATTGCTACGAGCGCCGCATCGCCCAGTTCGACGCCGACGGCGTGGAGAGCGTGGGCGTGGTGTCGGCCAACGTCAACGACATGAAGCGCATCAACGCCGCCAAGGGGTTCGCGGCGGGCAACTACTACCTCAAGCAGTTCGCCATCATGCTGACCGACGAGTTCTCCCACAACGACGTGTACCGGCTCAACGGCGACGAGTTCGCCGTGATCGCCTGCAACCTGCCGCGGGAGGAACTCGAGCGCCGCATCCGCGGCCTGCGCGACCTCGTCGACTCGAACGGCCTGTTCACCACCGCCATCGGATTTTCGTGGGACGAGGTGGAGAAGAACGTGTCCGAGCTGACGGAGCAGGCCGTCGCGGCCATGGAGGCCGACAAGCGCCGCTTCCACGACACGGCGGGCGACGGGACGACCGACGACGACAGGCGCGCGTCGCTGCGGCGCATGGTGGCCGCCATCGAGAACGGCCTGTTCCTGGTGTACCTGCAGCCCAAGGTGAGCCTGGAAACCGGCGAGGTGATCGGGGCCGAGGCGCTCGTCCGCTATCGCGACGCCAGGCGCGGCATCATAGCGCCCGGCCGCTTCATCCAGGTGCTCGAGGAGAACGGGCTGATCCGCCACGTCGACCTGTTCGTGTTCGAGCAGACGTGCCGCCTGATCGAGGGATGGGGCCGCGAGGGCAGGGCGGTGCCGGTGTCGGTGAACCTGTCGCGGCGCACCGTGCTGGACAGCGACATCATATCCAGCATGGAGAGCATCGCCCGGCGCTACGATATCGATCGCAGCCTGCTGGAGATCGAGATCACCGAGAGCTTCGCCACCGTGGGCAAGGGCGTGCTGTACCAGACCGCCGCCGACCTGCTGACGGCGGGCTTCTCGCTTTCGCTCGACGACTTCGGCACGAAGTACACCGACCTGTCCATCCTGTCCAGCATCGATTTCAACATGATCAAGCTGGACAAGAGTCTGATCGATGCGCTCGGCGCCGATAGGACGAAGCAGATCGTGGTGAAGCACATCATCGGCATGTGCGACGAGCTGCGCATCGACGTCATAGCCGAAGGCGTGGAGACCGCCGAGCAGGAGCAGCTGCTGCGCGGGCTGGGCTGCCGCCTGGGGCAGGGCTACCTGTACAGCCGGCCCCTCCCCGTGGAGGACTTCGAGCACGCGTTTTTGGCGGCGGAACCCGAGGACCCCGAGGGCGTCGAGGGCCGCGCGTAG
- a CDS encoding FAD-dependent oxidoreductase: protein MGNLSRRSFLTGSALTAGALATMGLAGCAPQQAPATAPSEGGSSASAPANATGGNVRAHAAQLNPQTDTPAAASGTCPSLFTEWNMGALTLPNRVVKSAAGYIGVTSQGITGDLHLQYYGMLAKGGASVIYCDDFAELYDHFRAIADVGKIVDWTEDDLMTFAQTIHDNGSLAGYQLATMGLMFSGFEPDPSAMFQSSDCMDMTAQEITDLVADTVKAAATLKACGFDCVEINAAGENIGQTFMSRNRNKRDDEYGPQSFESRTRFVCEIVRGIKQECGADFPVQVLINGVEENDKNVGDNALFATVEENKEMCKLIEAAGADSLHIRIGPCGQHVAEFAGDLYFAGYGIEGTTGYGTQFDFERHWQGMLKADQSGLGVMTKVAAEIKKAVSIPVGAVTYMDPARDPEFFENLIKNGELDFILMNRPLNVEPEYLAKLKDGRLDEIRPCTRCMHCHWDADGEGNLTFSCRTNAAHPFRFVSGQLPGAYEPEPAASPKNVMVVGGGPAGMEAARVAAERGHTVTLYEKKSMLGGLLEFASNVKGPHENLIPLKTYLAKELEVAGVNVVTGTEVDAALISEKKPDAVILAVGGTRDTLGLSSSAGTNVVSIDDFMTADIADDAVVIGSNAQAIDTVMYLLAQGKHVQVVTPSPASAIGEGHSFWIKTYTQPLIKALGTRFWPGATVKSVGDGSLAITTESGAEVELACGTVIEALDSLPNTELAKGLAMDVFPVGDCAKPFNIGDAICTGNAAARSI, encoded by the coding sequence ATGGGAAATCTTTCGAGGCGCTCGTTCCTGACCGGTTCGGCCCTGACCGCCGGCGCGCTGGCCACGATGGGCCTTGCCGGCTGCGCGCCGCAGCAGGCGCCGGCCACAGCCCCGTCCGAGGGCGGCAGCTCCGCATCCGCGCCCGCGAACGCGACCGGCGGCAACGTGCGCGCCCACGCCGCGCAGCTGAACCCGCAGACCGACACGCCCGCCGCCGCGAGCGGCACGTGCCCGTCACTCTTTACCGAGTGGAACATGGGCGCGCTCACGCTGCCCAACCGCGTGGTAAAGTCGGCCGCCGGCTACATCGGCGTCACGTCGCAGGGCATCACCGGCGACTTGCACCTTCAGTATTACGGCATGCTGGCGAAGGGCGGCGCGAGCGTCATCTACTGCGACGACTTCGCGGAGCTCTACGACCACTTCCGCGCCATCGCCGACGTGGGCAAGATCGTCGACTGGACCGAGGACGACCTCATGACGTTCGCCCAGACCATCCACGACAACGGCAGCCTGGCCGGCTATCAGCTTGCCACCATGGGCCTCATGTTCAGCGGCTTCGAGCCCGACCCCAGCGCCATGTTCCAGTCCTCCGACTGCATGGACATGACCGCGCAGGAGATCACCGACCTTGTCGCCGACACCGTCAAGGCCGCCGCCACGCTCAAGGCCTGCGGCTTCGACTGCGTGGAGATCAACGCCGCCGGCGAGAACATCGGCCAGACGTTCATGTCGCGCAACCGCAACAAGCGCGACGACGAGTACGGCCCGCAGTCGTTCGAAAGCCGCACGCGCTTCGTGTGCGAGATCGTGCGCGGCATCAAGCAGGAATGCGGCGCCGACTTCCCCGTGCAGGTGCTCATCAACGGCGTGGAGGAGAACGACAAGAACGTCGGCGACAACGCGCTGTTCGCCACCGTTGAGGAGAACAAGGAGATGTGCAAGCTCATCGAGGCCGCCGGAGCCGACTCGCTGCACATCCGCATCGGGCCCTGCGGCCAGCACGTAGCCGAGTTCGCAGGCGACCTCTACTTCGCCGGCTACGGCATCGAGGGCACCACGGGCTACGGCACGCAGTTCGACTTCGAGCGCCACTGGCAGGGCATGCTGAAGGCCGACCAGTCCGGCCTGGGCGTCATGACGAAGGTGGCGGCCGAGATCAAGAAAGCCGTGAGCATCCCCGTGGGCGCGGTCACCTACATGGACCCGGCACGCGACCCCGAGTTCTTCGAGAACCTCATCAAGAACGGCGAGCTGGACTTCATCCTGATGAACCGCCCGCTGAACGTGGAGCCCGAGTACCTGGCCAAGCTCAAGGACGGCCGCCTCGACGAGATCCGCCCCTGCACGCGCTGCATGCATTGCCACTGGGACGCCGACGGCGAGGGCAACCTGACGTTCAGCTGCCGCACGAACGCCGCGCACCCGTTCCGCTTCGTGTCCGGCCAGCTGCCCGGTGCCTATGAGCCGGAGCCGGCCGCCTCTCCCAAGAACGTGATGGTGGTGGGCGGCGGCCCGGCTGGCATGGAGGCCGCACGCGTCGCCGCCGAGCGCGGCCACACGGTCACGCTGTACGAGAAGAAGAGCATGCTGGGCGGCCTTCTCGAGTTCGCGAGCAACGTGAAGGGCCCGCACGAGAACCTCATCCCCCTCAAGACGTACCTCGCGAAGGAGCTCGAGGTGGCCGGCGTGAACGTGGTCACCGGCACCGAGGTGGACGCGGCGCTCATCAGCGAGAAGAAGCCCGACGCGGTGATCCTGGCCGTGGGCGGCACGCGCGACACGCTGGGGCTCTCGTCCTCCGCGGGCACGAACGTCGTCTCCATCGACGACTTCATGACCGCCGACATCGCCGACGACGCGGTGGTGATCGGCTCGAACGCCCAGGCCATCGACACGGTGATGTACCTGCTCGCGCAGGGCAAGCACGTGCAGGTGGTCACGCCGAGTCCCGCGAGCGCCATCGGCGAGGGCCACTCGTTCTGGATCAAGACCTACACGCAGCCCCTCATCAAGGCGCTCGGCACGCGCTTCTGGCCGGGGGCGACCGTGAAATCCGTCGGCGACGGCTCGCTTGCCATCACCACGGAATCCGGCGCAGAGGTGGAGCTTGCCTGCGGCACCGTCATCGAGGCGCTCGACAGCCTGCCGAATACCGAGCTGGCGAAGGGCCTGGCCATGGACGTGTTCCCCGTGGGCGACTGCGCCAAGCCCTTCAACATCGGCGACGCCATCTGCACCGGCAACGCGGCGGCGCGCAGCATCTAG
- a CDS encoding MFS transporter: MKRIHPAWLMLIACCFLQAGGQGTIINSIGIMIPSVLGDLQFSQGSFMLYLTLQGLFMAGALPVVGRLLPKYNIRAVVSIAAVVVALAYASMGQFHEVWQWYIAGPVLGIAACAFILTAPIIISNWFKKRTGLAMGLAMACSGIAGAIVNPLGGFFIEAFGWRIAYALLAGIALVLVLPFSLFVIRFKPSDMGVAAYGAEDVPQEGAVSGSTAGDGLTGVSAKTAVRSLAFVCLFLVASILSFVSSFMQLLPTYATTGGLAALAAYLVSAAMIGNIVGKLVLGWLNDKLGARNATIVGLGLGVVSLALLLMAMGGTAALALAGAATFGAMTAMVQVSVPLMVRTAFGQKDYSAIYSYVSIATTLVGSLGLTVMGMSFDAFGSYAPIVSVMIGTCVLAAVLVAVGLAAAARLPRDGDGGSGEARPLPREEALPELA, translated from the coding sequence ATGAAAAGGATCCATCCCGCATGGCTGATGCTTATCGCCTGCTGCTTTCTGCAAGCAGGCGGGCAGGGTACCATCATCAACTCGATCGGCATCATGATCCCCTCGGTTCTGGGCGACCTCCAGTTCTCGCAGGGCAGCTTCATGCTGTACCTCACGCTGCAAGGCCTGTTCATGGCCGGCGCGCTGCCCGTGGTGGGGCGCCTGCTGCCGAAATACAACATCCGCGCGGTCGTCTCGATCGCCGCGGTGGTGGTGGCGCTCGCGTACGCGAGCATGGGCCAGTTCCACGAGGTGTGGCAGTGGTACATCGCGGGGCCGGTGCTCGGCATTGCGGCCTGCGCGTTCATACTGACGGCGCCCATCATCATCTCCAACTGGTTCAAGAAGCGCACCGGTCTGGCGATGGGGCTGGCCATGGCATGCTCGGGCATCGCAGGCGCCATCGTGAACCCGCTCGGCGGCTTCTTCATCGAGGCGTTCGGCTGGCGCATCGCCTATGCGCTTTTGGCCGGCATCGCGCTCGTGCTCGTGCTGCCGTTCTCGCTGTTCGTGATCCGGTTCAAGCCGTCTGACATGGGCGTGGCCGCCTACGGCGCCGAAGACGTGCCGCAGGAGGGCGCCGTCTCGGGCTCGACGGCGGGCGACGGCCTGACCGGCGTGTCGGCGAAGACGGCCGTGAGGTCGCTCGCGTTCGTGTGCCTGTTCCTGGTGGCGAGCATCCTCTCGTTCGTCAGCTCGTTCATGCAGCTGCTGCCCACCTACGCCACCACCGGCGGCCTGGCGGCGCTGGCGGCGTACCTCGTGTCGGCGGCCATGATCGGCAACATCGTCGGCAAGCTGGTGCTCGGGTGGCTCAACGACAAGCTGGGCGCGCGCAACGCCACCATCGTGGGCCTGGGCCTGGGCGTGGTATCGCTCGCTCTCCTTCTGATGGCGATGGGCGGCACTGCGGCGCTGGCCTTGGCGGGCGCGGCCACGTTCGGCGCGATGACGGCGATGGTGCAGGTGTCGGTGCCGCTGATGGTGCGCACGGCATTCGGCCAGAAGGACTACAGCGCCATCTACTCCTATGTGTCCATCGCCACCACGCTCGTCGGGTCGCTCGGCCTCACCGTCATGGGGATGTCCTTCGACGCGTTCGGCTCCTACGCGCCCATCGTCTCGGTCATGATAGGCACCTGCGTGCTGGCGGCCGTGCTGGTGGCCGTGGGCCTGGCCGCCGCGGCCCGTCTGCCGCGCGATGGCGACGGCGGGAGCGGCGAGGCGCGGCCCCTGCCGAGGGAAGAGGCTCTCCCCGAGCTTGCGTGA
- a CDS encoding helix-turn-helix transcriptional regulator — MDSKRESLLIAVGAGTNLSLYGIGVWNGSTTLTGGFLFGPAAQAFADWYLWLATLGMLAGIAARACISLRSNESGMFHARTTYAPVVAAAALFLSGLWTSSLPALCVAAFCTGWSFACLSIFWVVRIYRAFDRARVLFPLVLACSALINAVFALAPQGQLHVYLGISLLASALCSALIRVGARPEGPSPRPDPALELRTRYLPAFKSFAGVLFCVAALETIAPTMNYMGLANTLASSVQLGVVCAAQASAAVVLFFVLRHLRAPLHSVQFFKFVTPVLILALFPVPFAGHAYSLAMLYIGSCLHFVVVSSLFCVDAMAIARKGRLTFEFFYAAGLFALMAVCVVLEEVMPLVLQTSSSTDLLVVFGVFFCIYILSMAFMFARRQRQEPPDDSPSTTPAPREADPIPSPSEPTLRARVVQRDCQLSDRETEILELLLRGKNVPAIAEELVISQNTVRSHVKRIYRATGIHTRQELITHCEGIDVERAIRF; from the coding sequence GTGGATTCCAAGCGCGAGTCTTTGCTCATAGCCGTGGGGGCGGGCACGAATCTGAGCCTGTACGGCATCGGCGTGTGGAACGGCAGCACCACGCTGACGGGCGGGTTCCTGTTCGGGCCGGCCGCGCAGGCGTTCGCCGACTGGTATTTGTGGCTCGCGACGCTCGGCATGCTGGCCGGCATCGCCGCGCGCGCGTGCATCTCGCTGCGCTCCAACGAAAGCGGCATGTTCCACGCGCGAACCACCTACGCGCCCGTCGTCGCAGCCGCCGCCCTGTTCCTCAGCGGGCTGTGGACGAGCAGCCTTCCCGCGCTGTGCGTCGCGGCGTTCTGCACCGGCTGGTCGTTCGCCTGCCTGTCCATCTTCTGGGTGGTGCGCATCTACCGCGCATTCGACCGGGCGCGCGTGCTCTTCCCCCTCGTGCTTGCGTGCTCGGCGCTCATCAACGCCGTGTTCGCCCTCGCCCCGCAAGGCCAGCTGCATGTTTACCTGGGAATCTCGCTGCTCGCCTCCGCGCTGTGCAGCGCCCTCATCCGCGTCGGCGCGCGCCCGGAGGGCCCCTCGCCGCGTCCGGATCCCGCCCTTGAACTGCGGACGCGCTACCTGCCCGCGTTCAAGAGCTTCGCCGGCGTGCTCTTCTGCGTCGCGGCGCTCGAGACCATCGCCCCCACGATGAACTACATGGGGCTCGCGAACACGCTCGCGTCGAGCGTCCAGCTGGGCGTGGTGTGCGCGGCCCAGGCGAGCGCGGCCGTCGTCCTCTTCTTCGTCCTGAGGCACCTGAGGGCGCCGCTGCATTCGGTGCAGTTCTTCAAGTTCGTCACGCCGGTGCTCATCCTGGCCCTGTTCCCGGTGCCGTTCGCCGGCCACGCGTACTCCCTGGCCATGCTCTACATCGGCTCGTGCCTGCATTTCGTGGTGGTGAGCTCGCTGTTCTGCGTGGACGCCATGGCCATCGCCCGCAAGGGCCGGCTGACGTTCGAGTTCTTCTACGCCGCGGGGCTCTTCGCCCTCATGGCAGTGTGCGTGGTGCTCGAGGAGGTCATGCCGCTGGTGCTGCAAACCTCCAGTTCGACCGACCTGCTCGTGGTGTTCGGCGTGTTCTTCTGCATCTACATCCTCAGCATGGCGTTCATGTTCGCGCGCCGGCAGCGGCAGGAGCCGCCCGACGATTCGCCGTCGACCACGCCCGCACCCCGTGAAGCCGACCCCATCCCCTCCCCCTCCGAGCCGACGCTGCGCGCACGCGTCGTGCAGCGCGACTGCCAGCTGAGCGACCGCGAGACGGAGATCCTCGAGCTGCTGCTGCGCGGCAAGAACGTGCCCGCCATCGCCGAGGAGCTGGTCATCTCGCAGAACACCGTGCGCTCCCACGTGAAGCGCATCTACCGCGCCACCGGCATCCACACCCGCCAAGAGCTGATCACCCACTGCGAAGGCATCGACGTCGAGCGCGCGATCCGTTTTTGA